One window from the genome of Bacillus weihaiensis encodes:
- a CDS encoding glutaredoxin family protein, whose product MKNVTIYSQPGCPPCQIVKQFLDHHQITYIEKDISSDMAARDKLVYELGSSSTPTVTVNQEVVTGFDLKKLERLLEIK is encoded by the coding sequence ATGAAAAATGTAACAATTTATTCACAACCAGGTTGTCCCCCGTGTCAGATTGTCAAACAATTCTTAGACCATCATCAAATAACTTATATCGAAAAAGATATTAGTAGCGACATGGCGGCACGTGACAAATTAGTCTACGAACTGGGCTCTTCCTCTACTCCGACAGTTACTGTTAATCAGGAAGTCGTGACTGGTTTTGATCTGAAGAAATTAGAGCGGCTTTTGGAAATAAAGTAA
- a CDS encoding DUF3993 domain-containing protein codes for MRRKIINTLIVGMILSLFLSNSVVATNNEENKQVRDKIIERTLNAFNAQVALSEMPRTKEEMKKIIYPYFTDEFVERYLQENTHEVNGKYIVYGTDSPTDTIPFFSFNEATKVKVEESSIIVYEFFPSSNDGPVSYSDHYELVYLQNLEGEWKVNEINPFAENPKFIEEEKNNSKEMYETVPTIDTVEKASSYSMDSELPKLEYFLQSEMYFLSFFTKVKEMINKFN; via the coding sequence ATGAGACGAAAAATAATAAATACGTTGATAGTAGGAATGATTTTATCCTTATTCCTGTCTAATTCAGTCGTTGCTACTAATAATGAAGAGAACAAGCAGGTACGGGATAAAATAATAGAACGTACACTTAATGCATTCAATGCTCAAGTTGCATTATCGGAAATGCCAAGAACTAAGGAAGAAATGAAAAAGATAATATATCCCTATTTTACTGATGAATTTGTTGAACGATACTTACAGGAAAATACTCATGAAGTAAACGGGAAATACATTGTCTATGGTACAGATTCACCGACCGATACGATTCCATTCTTTAGCTTTAATGAAGCAACTAAAGTTAAAGTAGAAGAAAGTTCTATTATCGTATATGAGTTTTTTCCTTCTTCAAATGACGGACCTGTCAGCTATTCAGATCACTATGAACTTGTATATCTTCAGAATCTAGAAGGTGAGTGGAAGGTTAATGAGATAAATCCTTTTGCAGAAAACCCTAAATTTATTGAAGAGGAAAAAAATAATAGTAAAGAAATGTACGAAACCGTACCTACTATAGATACGGTTGAAAAAGCAAGTTCATATTCAATGGATAGTGAATTACCTAAGCTAGAGTATTTTCTTCAATCGGAGATGTATTTTCTATCTTTCTTTACTAAAGTTAAGGAAATGATAAACAAATTTAACTAG
- a CDS encoding EAL domain-containing protein has product MDPLDVMANLENVFPYYQAIYSADEQQIIGYEVLGRISFQEKVESLGSFFQDESVPEDYRNEVDDFILHMAINQFIQLEDRDLLLFVNRDANLLMVDHGESFLQLLLESQEKGLQLDQVVLEIAEHQFHEDTEQLYHLLTYYKTYGIKIAIDNIGKGSNSLDRIGLLSPDILKISLHPLRLTSPLQSYYDVLYSISLLARKIGATLLYEDIEVNFQLQYAWKNGGRYYQGFFLDLPKSEFSRKDEQKEKLKKEFQRYISTEKKKLETLYHFTESFHKRVSAAILQDDQHIAYDDLLLDLTQKFDDCCFRMYVCDEDGFQQSVNMFKRNDWESQAQYYMKNWSWRPYFLANIIRMRHDKKGVLSDVYSDIETGDLIRTFSYPLKDTNYLFIDLSYEYLYEQDELL; this is encoded by the coding sequence ATGGATCCATTAGATGTTATGGCGAATTTAGAAAATGTTTTTCCATACTATCAGGCGATATATAGTGCGGATGAACAGCAAATCATAGGATATGAAGTGTTAGGTCGAATTTCCTTTCAGGAGAAAGTGGAGAGCTTGGGGAGCTTTTTCCAAGATGAATCAGTTCCTGAAGATTATCGAAATGAAGTTGATGATTTTATTTTACATATGGCAATAAATCAATTCATTCAATTGGAAGATAGAGATTTACTTCTATTTGTTAATCGTGATGCTAATTTACTAATGGTCGATCATGGGGAATCATTTCTTCAGCTATTATTAGAAAGCCAAGAAAAAGGTTTACAATTGGATCAAGTTGTTTTAGAGATTGCAGAACATCAGTTTCATGAAGACACTGAACAGCTATATCATCTATTAACGTACTATAAGACATATGGGATTAAAATAGCTATTGATAATATAGGAAAGGGAAGCAATAGCTTAGATCGTATAGGATTATTATCTCCAGATATTCTTAAGATTAGTTTACATCCTCTAAGACTCACATCACCTCTACAATCGTATTATGACGTTCTTTATTCTATATCACTTTTAGCAAGGAAAATAGGTGCAACGCTGTTGTATGAAGATATAGAAGTGAATTTCCAGCTTCAATATGCATGGAAAAACGGTGGGAGGTATTATCAAGGTTTTTTTCTAGATCTTCCGAAGTCTGAATTTTCGAGAAAAGATGAGCAGAAGGAAAAGTTGAAAAAAGAATTTCAAAGGTACATCTCTACTGAAAAAAAGAAATTAGAAACATTATATCATTTCACAGAGTCTTTCCATAAACGTGTTTCAGCTGCTATTTTGCAAGATGATCAACATATAGCATATGATGATTTATTACTTGACTTAACACAAAAGTTTGATGATTGTTGTTTTAGAATGTACGTTTGTGATGAGGATGGCTTTCAGCAGTCTGTTAATATGTTTAAAAGAAATGATTGGGAGTCTCAAGCACAGTATTATATGAAAAACTGGAGCTGGCGTCCTTATTTTTTAGCAAATATCATTCGAATGAGACATGATAAAAAAGGTGTTTTAAGTGATGTGTATAGTGATATCGAGACTGGAGACTTAATTCGTACTTTTTCTTATCCTCTGAAAGACACGAATTACTTATTTATTGATTTATCGTATGAATATCTCTATGAGCAAGATGAACTATTGTAA
- the fadH gene encoding 2,4-dienoyl-CoA reductase — MKDKVVIVTGGSNGMGKVMAQRFAKNGARVVIIGRSLEKLEETKREIETFEEQVLPFQLDVRDPEMISEMIQTVDQKFGRIDALVNNAAGNFICPAEKLSVNGWNSVIDIVLNGTFYCSSAVGKYWIDKQIKGSMINMVATYAWNAGAGVIHSAAAKSGVLSITRTLAVEWGRKYGIRVNAIAPGPIERTGGAEKLWESEEAAKRTLSSVPLGRLGTPEEIAALASFLLSEDASYINGECITMDGGQWLNQYPF; from the coding sequence ATGAAAGATAAAGTAGTCATTGTAACGGGTGGATCAAACGGTATGGGGAAAGTCATGGCACAACGCTTTGCAAAAAATGGTGCCAGAGTTGTGATTATTGGAAGGTCCTTAGAAAAATTAGAAGAAACAAAGCGAGAAATTGAAACGTTTGAAGAGCAAGTTTTACCTTTTCAATTAGATGTAAGAGATCCGGAAATGATTTCAGAGATGATTCAAACTGTTGATCAAAAGTTTGGCAGAATAGACGCGCTTGTTAATAATGCAGCAGGAAATTTTATTTGTCCAGCTGAAAAGTTATCTGTAAATGGATGGAATTCAGTGATTGATATTGTTTTGAACGGAACATTTTATTGTAGTTCAGCAGTGGGGAAGTATTGGATTGATAAACAAATTAAAGGATCAATGATCAATATGGTTGCTACATATGCTTGGAATGCAGGTGCAGGAGTTATTCATTCTGCTGCTGCAAAATCAGGTGTATTATCCATTACAAGAACTTTAGCTGTTGAGTGGGGACGAAAATATGGTATAAGAGTGAATGCAATTGCTCCTGGTCCAATTGAAAGAACGGGCGGTGCAGAGAAACTATGGGAATCAGAAGAAGCGGCAAAGCGTACCTTATCAAGTGTTCCGCTTGGAAGATTAGGTACACCGGAAGAGATTGCTGCATTGGCAAGCTTTTTATTATCGGAAGATGCGTCTTATATAAATGGAGAATGTATTACGATGGACGGAGGACAATGGTTGAATCAATACCCTTTTTAG
- a CDS encoding metallophosphoesterase, whose protein sequence is MTKQYSRRSFIKGLFSFSIGGLLVSIGGYSYARYFEPSLLDITNFNIENKKLPLSFDGFKVVQFSDTHLSNYFTLDRLETIVEKMNSISPDIVFFTGDLMDEPNQYEYVNKIVPVLEKLKAPYGKYAIYGNHDHGGYGTDIYKNVIEMSGFTLLNNQVVTIQKQDGTKISVSGLDDLMLGNPSYEGTLGNLNPEIFNILLAHEPDAALETHQYSVDLQLSGHSHGGQIQLPFYGPLITPPYATEYFEGMYEVENMKLYVNRGLGTTRLPFRFLSTPEISCFTLKSVK, encoded by the coding sequence ATGACAAAACAATATTCAAGAAGATCCTTTATTAAAGGTCTTTTTTCCTTTTCGATTGGTGGACTCTTAGTTTCTATTGGAGGGTATTCTTACGCAAGATACTTTGAGCCCTCCCTTTTAGATATTACAAATTTTAACATCGAAAACAAGAAGCTACCTCTTTCTTTTGATGGGTTTAAGGTTGTTCAATTTAGTGATACTCACTTGAGCAACTACTTTACGTTAGACAGATTAGAAACAATTGTTGAGAAAATGAACAGTATTTCGCCAGATATAGTCTTTTTTACAGGAGATTTAATGGATGAGCCCAATCAATATGAGTATGTAAACAAGATCGTTCCAGTACTAGAAAAATTAAAAGCTCCTTATGGAAAATACGCAATATATGGAAACCATGACCATGGTGGATATGGAACAGATATTTATAAAAATGTCATTGAAATGTCTGGTTTTACCTTACTAAATAATCAAGTTGTTACAATTCAAAAGCAAGATGGAACTAAGATTAGTGTATCTGGACTAGATGATTTAATGCTTGGAAACCCTAGTTATGAAGGTACTTTAGGAAACTTAAATCCAGAAATCTTCAATATTTTGTTAGCACATGAACCAGATGCAGCTCTCGAAACACATCAATACTCTGTTGATTTACAGTTATCTGGTCATAGTCATGGCGGGCAAATTCAATTACCTTTTTATGGTCCATTGATTACGCCTCCTTATGCAACAGAGTATTTTGAAGGTATGTATGAAGTGGAGAATATGAAATTATATGTTAATAGAGGATTAGGGACAACTAGACTACCTTTCCGATTTTTGTCCACTCCTGAAATCAGCTGTTTCACATTAAAATCTGTTAAATAA
- the crcB gene encoding fluoride efflux transporter CrcB gives MISVAVGGACGAALRYLVGECIALYWQKAFPIALILINCLGAFFLGLIIQYADDSLLILMATGFCGGFTTYSSFSMEAVSLLRSKKYLFFISYILLTIMGSILAYVCGEIVSSFFYR, from the coding sequence ATGATTAGCGTAGCAGTAGGAGGGGCGTGCGGAGCAGCATTAAGGTATCTCGTCGGAGAGTGTATTGCCTTATATTGGCAAAAGGCATTCCCAATTGCTCTAATTCTTATAAATTGTCTAGGTGCATTTTTTCTAGGGCTTATCATTCAATATGCAGATGACTCTCTTCTCATACTAATGGCTACTGGGTTTTGTGGAGGATTTACAACGTATTCAAGCTTCAGTATGGAGGCAGTTAGTTTACTAAGAAGTAAAAAATATCTATTTTTCATCTCTTACATTCTGTTGACAATCATGGGGAGTATACTTGCTTATGTATGTGGAGAGATTGTGAGTTCCTTTTTTTATAGATAA
- a CDS encoding fluoride efflux transporter FluC, with translation MKDKVINTLLVALGGSFGSMSRYAVSIPILVEPLPTFIVNIIGSFILGYVSTYSRNTQLKLFMGTGFCGGFTTMSTFSLELTSLPIHFASGYLIATLLCSFILAYLGTWLGTLMKGSHNHD, from the coding sequence ATGAAAGATAAGGTTATTAATACGCTTCTAGTTGCTCTTGGTGGCTCATTCGGTTCAATGAGTAGATATGCTGTTTCCATTCCTATTTTAGTAGAGCCTTTACCTACTTTTATTGTGAATATTATTGGAAGCTTCATCCTTGGATATGTATCTACTTACAGTAGAAACACTCAGTTGAAATTATTTATGGGAACAGGATTCTGTGGAGGTTTTACAACGATGTCTACCTTTAGCTTGGAGCTCACATCATTACCAATTCACTTTGCTAGTGGGTATTTAATTGCTACATTACTATGTAGTTTTATTCTTGCCTATTTAGGAACGTGGTTAGGAACTTTAATGAAAGGAAGTCACAATCATGATTAG
- a CDS encoding RNA degradosome polyphosphate kinase codes for MNTLNKNAIELQSPLYYNNRELSWLAFNERVLEEALDERNPLLERLKFLSIFSSNLDEFFMVRVAGLKDQVKAGFNKPENKAGMTPKQQLNQIAIDTHRLIDIQYNTYNKVLVPKLNEENIEIIQMSDVTPSQYSVLEEYFNEQIFPVLTPMAVDAYRPFPMLLNKSLNLAIVIEDNDEFEENRFKTAIVQVPAVLQRFVELETGNNKTQFILLEDVISHFIYKLFKGYKVVSVSVFRITRNADMTIHEEGARDLLKEIEKELKKRKWGAAVRLEIQKKGFDSNILRYLTDELEIHQKDVYEIDGPIDLTILFGFYKQLSKSREDLVFETLIPQPPRDISSDEDIFEKVSEQDVFLHHPYESFEPVVEFIADAADDPDVLAIKQTLYRVSGDSPIIDALKRAAENGKQVTVLVELKARFDEENNVQWAKELEKAGCHVIYGMTYLKTHSKITLVVRRKNNRIERFVHLGTGNYNDQTAKIYTDMGILTSKRKFGIDATNFFNYLSGYTEKPEFHHLSVAPFDIRKDFIGLIDEEINFQKRFGNGRIIAKMNSLTDKLLITKFYEASNAGVKIDLIVRGTCCLRPGIKGVSENIKVRSIVGRFLEHSRIYFFHHNGEEKTFLSSADLMTRNMEKRVEILFPIFDGDIKMRLNAILSIALEDNVKAREQDENGIYHYVDRKQNEPIVDSQLHLFSKAYQVMEDEE; via the coding sequence ATGAACACATTAAATAAAAATGCAATTGAACTTCAAAGTCCGCTATATTATAACAATAGGGAACTTAGCTGGCTTGCTTTTAATGAACGTGTGCTAGAAGAAGCGCTAGATGAGCGTAACCCTTTACTGGAACGGTTGAAATTTTTGTCAATTTTTAGTTCGAATTTGGATGAATTTTTTATGGTGCGTGTTGCAGGTTTAAAGGATCAAGTAAAAGCAGGCTTTAATAAACCGGAAAATAAAGCTGGTATGACACCGAAACAGCAATTGAATCAAATAGCCATAGACACTCATCGACTAATTGATATTCAATATAATACATACAATAAAGTGTTAGTACCTAAGTTAAATGAAGAGAACATCGAAATTATCCAGATGAGTGATGTAACGCCTTCACAGTATTCGGTGCTTGAAGAGTATTTTAACGAGCAAATATTCCCTGTTCTTACTCCTATGGCAGTTGACGCTTATCGACCATTTCCAATGTTGCTTAATAAGAGTTTAAATTTAGCGATTGTCATTGAGGACAATGATGAGTTTGAGGAAAATCGCTTTAAAACAGCCATTGTACAAGTGCCAGCTGTCCTACAACGCTTTGTTGAATTGGAAACAGGAAATAATAAAACTCAATTTATCCTCCTTGAAGATGTTATTAGCCACTTCATTTATAAATTATTTAAAGGGTATAAGGTTGTTTCAGTATCTGTTTTTCGTATTACCAGAAATGCAGATATGACAATACATGAAGAAGGAGCTCGTGATTTACTTAAGGAAATTGAAAAAGAACTGAAGAAACGTAAGTGGGGGGCGGCCGTTCGCCTTGAAATCCAAAAAAAGGGCTTTGATTCAAATATCCTACGCTATTTAACAGACGAGCTTGAAATTCATCAGAAGGACGTTTATGAAATAGATGGTCCTATTGATTTAACCATTTTGTTTGGTTTTTACAAGCAACTATCAAAAAGTAGAGAAGATCTTGTTTTTGAAACACTCATCCCACAGCCTCCAAGAGATATTTCGTCTGACGAGGATATTTTTGAGAAGGTATCTGAACAGGATGTATTTCTACACCATCCATATGAATCCTTTGAACCTGTTGTGGAGTTTATTGCTGATGCAGCAGATGACCCGGATGTATTAGCTATCAAGCAAACTCTCTATCGTGTTAGTGGAGATTCACCTATTATTGATGCATTAAAACGGGCAGCTGAAAACGGAAAACAAGTAACGGTTTTAGTCGAACTAAAGGCTCGTTTTGACGAAGAGAATAATGTTCAATGGGCTAAAGAATTAGAAAAGGCAGGTTGTCATGTCATCTATGGTATGACGTATTTAAAAACTCATAGTAAAATTACATTGGTTGTAAGAAGAAAAAATAATCGTATTGAGCGTTTTGTCCATTTAGGTACGGGTAACTATAATGATCAAACAGCGAAAATCTATACGGATATGGGAATACTCACATCTAAACGCAAATTCGGTATTGATGCTACCAATTTCTTTAACTATCTAAGTGGGTATACAGAAAAACCTGAATTTCACCACCTTTCTGTCGCTCCATTCGATATACGAAAGGATTTTATTGGATTAATTGATGAAGAAATTAACTTCCAAAAACGCTTTGGAAATGGAAGAATTATTGCGAAAATGAACTCATTAACAGACAAACTACTTATTACTAAATTTTATGAAGCTTCTAATGCTGGTGTGAAAATTGATCTAATTGTTCGTGGAACATGTTGCTTACGTCCAGGTATTAAAGGGGTTAGTGAAAATATTAAAGTTCGTAGTATTGTAGGAAGATTTTTAGAGCATAGTAGAATCTATTTCTTCCATCATAATGGAGAAGAAAAAACATTTTTATCATCAGCAGATTTAATGACGAGAAATATGGAAAAACGTGTAGAAATTCTATTCCCAATCTTCGATGGTGATATTAAGATGCGATTAAATGCTATTTTATCAATTGCACTTGAAGATAATGTTAAGGCTAGAGAGCAAGATGAAAATGGAATCTATCATTATGTGGATCGAAAACAAAATGAACCTATAGTTGATAGTCAGCTACATTTATTTAGCAAAGCATATCAAGTCATGGAAGACGAAGAGTAA
- a CDS encoding Ppx/GppA family phosphatase — translation MRLVIYLMEKSGRLKEIENVKVVARLRNYLSYDEILEEEGVSVLIDTLNSFKEVTTHHELEKVKCVATATIRQAKNQKEILEKVKNKTGFKMRILSEYEEAYYGFLAVVNTTPFEEGNTIDIGGGSTELTYFSNRKLVNYHSFPFGALSLKKQFISGFTPTSQELTLLKKFIYDQFSQLEWLQNKSLPIIAIGGSARNVVQVHQEYISYPIAGVHQYMMSNEDLVEIDQYIQSLPFPELQRLEGLSKDRADIIIPAVKVFKSIMEVVNAQHFALSRKGLRDGVFFEELTKNIGISVFPKVIEESFNELATDFTIDLNHVFHVTNSAMIISQLLNEKGLASINRVDSLLLKRGAFVYNIGAYIDAEASSQHTFYLLANRTIDGLLHRDRLIIALIASYTSKSSFKRNVAPYIQWFSKEELVKYRLLGAIIKLAYSLHATRRNIIQAIDLRKEQDELVFTILCKKDWRPEQYQVEKQKKHLEKLLKININVHFESV, via the coding sequence ATGAGATTGGTTATTTATTTAATGGAAAAAAGTGGTCGGCTAAAAGAAATTGAAAATGTGAAAGTAGTAGCTCGATTACGAAATTATTTATCATATGATGAAATTCTTGAAGAAGAAGGAGTTTCCGTTTTAATTGATACTCTGAATAGCTTTAAGGAAGTTACAACTCACCATGAATTAGAAAAAGTAAAATGTGTAGCAACAGCAACAATAAGACAAGCAAAAAATCAAAAAGAAATTTTAGAAAAGGTTAAAAATAAAACAGGATTTAAGATGCGGATTCTTTCTGAATATGAAGAAGCATATTATGGATTTTTAGCTGTGGTGAACACGACACCATTTGAAGAGGGCAATACTATTGATATTGGTGGTGGAAGTACAGAGTTAACGTATTTCTCAAATCGAAAGTTAGTTAATTATCATAGCTTTCCTTTTGGGGCATTATCATTGAAAAAACAATTTATCTCTGGTTTTACTCCTACAAGTCAGGAACTTACTTTGTTAAAGAAATTTATTTATGATCAGTTCTCTCAATTAGAGTGGTTACAAAACAAATCCCTTCCAATTATTGCTATTGGGGGAAGTGCTAGAAATGTTGTTCAAGTTCATCAAGAATATATCAGTTATCCTATTGCAGGTGTTCATCAATATATGATGAGTAACGAAGATCTTGTGGAAATTGATCAATATATTCAGTCTTTACCATTTCCTGAGCTACAGAGATTAGAAGGTCTTTCTAAAGACCGTGCAGACATAATCATACCAGCTGTCAAAGTATTTAAAAGTATTATGGAGGTTGTTAATGCCCAACACTTTGCTTTAAGTAGAAAAGGATTACGTGATGGTGTGTTTTTTGAAGAATTAACAAAAAATATCGGAATCTCTGTTTTTCCTAAAGTCATTGAAGAAAGTTTTAATGAACTAGCAACGGATTTCACGATTGATCTCAATCATGTTTTTCACGTTACGAATAGTGCCATGATTATTTCACAGCTTTTAAATGAAAAAGGATTAGCTTCTATTAATAGAGTAGATTCACTATTATTAAAAAGAGGAGCATTTGTGTACAATATCGGAGCTTATATTGATGCAGAGGCAAGCAGTCAGCATACATTCTATCTGTTAGCAAACCGTACAATTGATGGACTTCTTCATCGAGATAGATTGATTATTGCTTTAATTGCATCGTATACAAGTAAATCGAGTTTCAAGAGAAATGTAGCTCCATATATACAATGGTTTAGTAAAGAAGAGTTAGTAAAATATAGATTACTGGGAGCGATTATAAAGCTAGCCTATAGCCTTCATGCGACTCGTAGAAATATTATCCAAGCAATTGACTTACGTAAGGAACAGGATGAATTAGTGTTTACCATTTTATGCAAGAAAGACTGGCGTCCGGAACAATACCAAGTTGAAAAACAAAAAAAGCATTTGGAAAAACTATTAAAAATAAACATTAATGTCCACTTTGAATCAGTATAA
- a CDS encoding L,D-transpeptidase family protein, with protein sequence MIHTVKPNETLGSIALDYRTSVNKLVRANQLTDPNLLFIGQQIQIPHIPNPDTIPYQIIVSVSKRRLTLYANGQVSKEYPIAVGKQVTATPIGNYVIVNREPNPGGPFGAMWLSLSKIHYGIHGTNNPNSIGKAVSLGCIRMYNQDVLDLASIVPNGTRVIIRP encoded by the coding sequence TTGATTCATACCGTTAAGCCTAACGAAACATTAGGATCTATTGCATTGGATTATCGTACTTCTGTGAATAAATTGGTTCGAGCAAATCAGCTTACAGACCCAAATCTCCTATTCATTGGTCAACAAATTCAGATACCACATATACCTAACCCTGATACTATACCCTACCAAATTATTGTTTCGGTTTCTAAAAGACGTTTAACACTATACGCAAACGGACAAGTTAGTAAAGAATATCCAATAGCTGTTGGTAAACAGGTCACAGCTACACCAATTGGAAACTATGTCATAGTTAATAGAGAGCCAAATCCAGGCGGCCCTTTCGGTGCGATGTGGTTGAGCTTATCTAAGATCCATTATGGCATCCACGGTACAAACAATCCAAATTCTATCGGTAAAGCAGTATCTCTTGGCTGTATTAGAATGTATAACCAAGATGTATTAGATCTCGCTTCCATTGTTCCAAATGGCACAAGAGTAATAATTAGACCTTAA
- a CDS encoding MFS transporter — MKIFKNPNFVKLFYAALFSQMGTTIGNMAFAFYLLDHFSHQPSYATLAELMYSLPTILVFFIVGVVADRFDRKKVAENCDWIRALLTIVLFAALFTQSIPFIFLVLFLRSAVTKFFFPAENSLVQGILSKEQYAQAAGLNQMLFSIFMVFGVGIGAAIYKLVGIHGAVVVDFISFVISALLIRSCHIPTSARLPNGKLNWKDISIKSSFTDFKDGIIYIIRNRLLSTLIFGFFIFGFFNGAFAILPMFTMKYELSPTNYEWYASLFAISLGFGLLAGSGIGTLVASKFKPYQLMILPIFVTSLLVFFLGYTNNVSIFLALVFIIGVCLGPINIAIGGWMPKIVHPKLMGRVSGWIDPLMMFAQSLTLGLIAVLFPKIVETVDYLYYGIAFIILIVSLFYGYTLPKLNKEFEEKERKSSMKKESIRKTNPNIHSI; from the coding sequence ATGAAAATATTCAAGAATCCTAACTTTGTTAAATTATTTTACGCTGCACTATTTTCGCAAATGGGCACAACAATTGGAAATATGGCTTTCGCCTTTTATTTATTAGATCATTTTAGTCATCAACCTTCTTATGCAACATTAGCAGAACTCATGTATTCATTACCTACCATTCTTGTTTTCTTCATTGTTGGGGTAGTAGCCGATCGGTTTGATCGGAAGAAAGTAGCAGAAAATTGCGATTGGATACGCGCTCTATTGACTATCGTATTATTTGCTGCATTATTTACCCAATCAATACCTTTCATCTTTCTTGTGCTTTTTCTTAGAAGTGCTGTAACGAAATTCTTCTTCCCTGCAGAGAACAGTCTTGTACAAGGAATTTTAAGTAAAGAGCAATATGCCCAAGCAGCAGGACTCAATCAAATGTTATTTAGTATTTTTATGGTTTTTGGAGTAGGGATAGGAGCAGCCATTTATAAGCTCGTTGGCATACATGGGGCAGTTGTTGTTGACTTCATAAGCTTTGTCATTTCCGCTTTGCTCATCAGATCCTGTCATATACCAACATCAGCAAGATTACCAAACGGTAAATTGAACTGGAAGGATATTAGCATTAAGTCCTCTTTCACAGATTTTAAAGATGGAATTATTTACATTATTAGAAATCGTTTATTATCAACTTTAATTTTTGGATTCTTTATTTTCGGATTCTTTAACGGCGCATTTGCCATTTTACCAATGTTTACAATGAAATATGAATTATCACCTACTAATTATGAATGGTATGCCTCATTATTTGCTATATCTTTAGGATTTGGTCTTCTCGCTGGTAGTGGAATTGGCACACTTGTAGCATCCAAATTCAAACCATATCAGTTAATGATTTTACCGATCTTCGTGACAAGCTTATTAGTTTTCTTCTTAGGATATACAAATAATGTCTCTATCTTTTTAGCACTTGTCTTTATCATTGGTGTATGTTTAGGTCCAATTAACATTGCCATCGGTGGCTGGATGCCTAAAATTGTTCATCCAAAATTGATGGGGAGAGTTAGTGGTTGGATTGATCCGCTTATGATGTTCGCTCAATCTTTAACCCTAGGGCTTATTGCAGTTTTATTTCCTAAGATAGTAGAAACCGTGGATTATCTATATTACGGAATCGCATTTATTATTTTGATCGTATCTTTATTTTATGGATATACTTTACCCAAATTAAACAAGGAATTTGAGGAAAAAGAACGGAAAAGTAGTATGAAGAAAGAAAGCATTAGAAAGACTAATCCAAATATCCATTCTATATAG